AAAAAGCATCACAGTTTGTGTTTTTtcctctttatttattttctcaaactTTCATCCCTTCCAAACATAGTGTAAGAATCAAGAGCCCAAATCCTCTGACCATGTCCTTGATAATTTGTACTAAATGCACTTTCTAACAAGTTATGCTAACTTGTAATGACAGACATCCGTAATTACTTGCTACTTAACTGAAGTTAAGTCTGCAGTTTGGGCAATTGATATGAGAATATCATTTCTacatttctattttcttctaaCACCAGTTTAGGGCTTGAAAACACCCATCTTATGATCTCATATCTATAATGATAGAATTATGATACAATGAGAAGAAGCAAGATCAAATATCAGAAGTCTGAACTAGAAACCTGGGTACAAAACTAGGTATAACCCATAGGTACAGCAGGTAGTGGTTTCCAATACAACTACTTCCTAATTAGATTTAATActtattataacaattttaaattataaagacaccaaaatattaaaaataatatgcaaAAGTGACTCTATTGTTGAGAAATACATTATTCCAAAATAACCACCTACCTTTTCCTGAAAAACTTAAAGATGCATTCAACATCACGGTCAAAGTACCTGAAACAAggataaataatatatagttaagcaagaataaaatataCTTGTTTTTCCCTTAATATGACACTCTTACAATGTAAGCATTTTTTTactaattgaaaattttcaaaattttattttcacaatataGCAAAAATCTAAGATAAATCTATAAGattataccaaaaaaaaaaaaattagaagttaGAAAAGTTCTATTACCATATGCTAATTCATAAAttgcaaaacatgaaaaaagaaatctaaaaatcatattaataagGTTTAACCTGTTGAAAAAATACTTTAGATTTGAAGACATGCATTTGcataaatgatttaatacatcaataaattacaaaaaaaaaaaaaagtttttcacaAGGACGAAGCATGTTGAACTATAgaaacaaatgttttatttgaACACTGTATATTAGCCCATTAAATTCTTATTAAGTGTGAGTAGAATCCGAAATGACCCCTAAATTTTGTAAACTACATTaccaaataacaaaacaaaagttaGCAAAGTGACAAGATAGCTAGGAACTGTTATAACAagtcaaaagaaaattatgagaaAGACATACAAGGAGACACTTACATCTGTGCATTACGGTGTGACACGGATACCATTTGTGGAAAGTCAATCATGGTAattttttcatcatcatcaatcTACAACAAATGGAACTCCAAATGTAAACTAGATTTGAAAACCAACCGTCTtacatttaatgaaataaaattgagaatCCTTTTTGGTCCTTATGCAGACAAGTCAAAGCATACCATGATATTGAATTCATTGAAATCACAATGAATAAGGCCATGTTCAGCCAACCGAACAACTAGACCAATAATTGTCTCAAAAACTGTCTCTGGATTCTGTAATTGCTTCACTTGTACACTGCATTTGAAAAACCAAATACACAAAGCAAGCAACTGTCAACCAAAAACCAGCAAAAAGGGTGAAAGAAAGACTAGAAACAAGAAAACCagctaaataaaaacaaacaaaagaaaaaaactttagaAGTGGCACAAGTAATGAAGAAAACCTACAGAGGATAACCCTGAACAAGTGACATGACTACACAATGTCTGTTGTGTTCTACAGCATTTGGAACAGGAAAGCCATGAGTTTCTAAAGCCTGCTCAAGCAAACCATGTGTAAGTAACTAgagaatcaaacaaaaaataaaataattcaagtaTACTGCAACTAGATAGACATAGGGAGGAAGGTAAAACCTTCATGAAAGCAAATTCTTTAAGGGCAGCAAGGCGAGACAAATAGAGCCAATTATAACTACTTCGATGTCTCAAGTAGTCACGCTTAGATTTGACAGCTCTAAAAGAGACTCTACCAAGTCTATGCAACTTCATGGCCAAAACAGTTCCATCTTCACGGGCAACCTCAAATATATCTAGCAGAGCACAAATGCCCGTAATTAgcaaaaatgaatgaaatgtgATTGAATGAAGAGCACAAAATTAGAagaatattaactaaaataccAGATTCCTTTCCAACACCAATCTGGCGACCAACAGCAACAAACACTCCTTTGTTCACCATAGTTTTAATGGCAAGAAAATCATAGCCAAGATAGGTAAGGCGGAATCCATCATCTAAAATCAATTATGCTCACAAATTAGAAGGTCAATGTAACATGTAGCAtgcaaaataaaacaatgaagCCAAAGTTAATAACAACTATTGGACACGAGTCATTCTGGTAGTAGTGTTCAAAAGTACACAAATCCACAAACGAAATCAATATTTGAAGGACTATGAAGGATAAAGAGAAAGGAGATGAATTTGCAGGTTAGTTCCTAGTTCTGAATATTCGCTTCCTCTGTTAATGTGTTTGTCTTCTCTCTAAATTCTTACAAATTCTTACCAAAGGTTTGTGGAATATGAATCATGACCCAGATGGAGGAATGGAATGATGTTTCTTATTTCCAGTTAGTATGCTGCAGAATTGGATATTTACCAATTGTTTTTGTATGGACTTCATACTGTTATTTGTATGTATTTATTTACCAATTGTGACCCAGTATGAACTTAATACTGTTATTCACAATCATTAGctattataaacaataaattttctGCTGTTACAGCCactcaaaagaaattcaatataCCTAGACTAATATGATCAGAATGTTCTTTTTTAAGGCAAATAATAATAGAGATTAGAAGGAACAAACATTTAGAAGAGTCATGATGCAACAACTTGTGCTTGAGCAGATTCTTCAAAACCTTGTATGTGCCTCCATGCCTACAAACATTAACATCAAACTTggtaacaaaaatgaaaacaaaagatCGTAAAGGGAGTGAATGCAGAAGAATATTGAGAGGTACTTGAGCCGTGCAATTCGGTCTATGAGTTCTGTGGGCACGATTTCATGCTGCAGCCAAGGGAGAATTTCGTTAATTTGAGCACAAATATTCCAaacaaatgataattaaattggAACTAAAAGCATTGAAATGGTGTAAGAGGTGAAGAGAGAGAAACGCACATTCCTCATGCCCAATTCAACAGAGGTGAGAACCCTAAAATCATCTTTGGATAGATATCTTAACACATCCACATCGAGCTTCATTCTGAATTGAGGTTAGTGCATGCGTTCAGAGGTGGCTTGCACAGAGATGATGACAGGAGGGTTTGCTCGTGGAGGAGGTGCCTCACTGAAGGGTGCCTGCAGCAGTTAGGTTAGGCTTCAATGTCAGCACAGCAATTGGAAGGGACATTTTCCCAAAATCCAATTCAGTGGTCGGTACAAGGGTTTCGGATTCAGACGATTCAGGGACAGAAGCAGTAGCACAAGGTGATgctggatatatatatatatatatatatatatatatatatatatatatatatatatatatatatatatatatatatatatagggttaaatatgtttttagtccgggcgattttggttttagttcctcttttaaactaaggtacaatttagtcctttttaccaaatttttttaactttatttgttgttttaagcacgtttctaagttaacattgaagtaaaaatgtgctaaacaatataaacaatctaaataaaacagcaaataaagttaaaaaaatttgataaaaaagactaaaaccagagttttctaaaattaaaaaactaaattgtaccttagtttgaaaaagggactaaaaccaaaatcgccccaaaatatacggactaaaaacatatttaacctatctatatatatatatatatatatcacggTTTCCACCTGTATTTCGTTAAATAATAAACATCGacctttttttattacaataataacaCTTTTATAAAATCACTTTAATCTTGATagttttttatatctttatttattactttataaatttaaaatgtgtaatAGTTTCCTTATAATGTTAATTGTTAATCAATGTtaagtttcttttataataatatagataaCAATGTTTAATTACTATTgagttcaaataaaattaataaaattaataaaattaaagtgtttgcattaaaattatttttttattgtcctaaaaaaattatattaatactttttttcacaacattctTCTTCCCATgttacattaataaaatataaatgaaaatataagatttaaGAGAGATATAcataagttattttcatactagTTTGTTTGGTAACTTAAACAGTGTCAAATTATTGAGATCAAGTTTTATTAAACAAACTAACATTACAAAGATATAAGAGAGTATTGTTTGAACCTTATTCACTCATGGCTAAAACAGCTTGAGTGTTATTTAGGTACACAACCAATCTTGATTATACTTAATTACTATTTAAAATCCAACCACTTCTGAGTATTTTTTGGAattaataagttttaattaaatcattggatattaattgaaacaaaattaatcatgacaaaatgttgaatattatttgaattggaaaaagtctctttaacaacttttttttcacaactttttgacaacgcatacgttggcagtctatgattggtccgttttagatactttttaaacataaatttaaacagaccaataaaatgatgacacgtgtcctcttataaaaaagttgttaaaaaagagttgtcaaaataccATTATCCATTTGAATTACAACTACTtctaaataaaacttttaacctTTACAAAGAAAGTAACATAACATATAACATGATCACTCACTAGAAAGAGGATTCATTCTTTCGACGGATACAGGATAAAGCATACTCTTTTGTAGAACTGTGAACATGACATTCTTTCTCATAACTACAAAACCAATTATtgattaagaaaacaagaatttatGCACATTCTTATTTCAAGAGTTTTTCAACCTTCTTCATAAAGACCTTATTATATAGCATTTGAGATGGAAAGACTTGTTGCAAAACCTTCCTAGTCATTTTGAGTATTTAATTATGCTATTGTTTCATCTTGCATTCGAGCATGCTTTGATGTACAAAAACTAGGTAGGTAGTTTCATTCCACCTTTTGAGTGAAGTACATGGTTAGGTACAACTAGCTAACTTAGCAACATTAACATCCAACCTTTTgccaaaaaaaaagtttatgtgGAGTAACTTACAACATGATCTTCAAGAGATCTTAATGTCATCAAAACATTGTGAGATCCTCTTGAAAGATTGAAGAAAGATACATTCTCTGCAAgtataaaatcaacttttgtTAGTTTGACGTGTACTATGAAATAATCAAAGCTTTTGTTAGTTTTACGTCTTTAAGATGAAACACACAACAAATAACATTTACATAAGTTAGCTACATAACTTATATCACttgaactaaattgaacacttGTATCTATCATAATTTGATACTTGTAAAGGATTATGATTCCTCTTGTTTTTAACCATAAAATCAAAGTCATACataaatctattaaattttgatctaacAATATACACATGGATCATTAATTATCACTTTCTCACATGCCCTTAAATGATAGATTTGACTTTAATTTTGACAAGAGTGCCAAattcacaaatattaaaatgaaattggcaAATAGTAAAACCTTTAAGTGTTGAAGTTgtaattcttcttttatatGACTTAGATTGAGAGAGATCTTTATTGTAAATCTTTCATTATTGTGATGTTATCCATAAAAGTAAAGATGTATTTTGAAGAATCCTAAGTTTGTGGATTTCCAATATTGAAAATCCTCTAATAGATGTTTTAGACAAGTATGtccattaagaaaaacaaagataCAAGTAAAAGGACGTGTGCCAATGAAAATGGACTCACATTTGAAAGAGAAATTGTCAGGAATCCAAGTTAGTTTGTGTTTCTTATTGAGTAGAAAGTAagcaacatataataataagactACCAAACTCATTACTTTAAAGTTTTAGATAAAATGtgatattataattgttttatgtagatttataacatataaagaATACTAATTGAGTTAGTGGTGTTGCTTGAAAAGACTTTGTATGCTTTatctaaaactaattttatgtATTCATTATAAACCAGTGGCATTGATTATAATATGGAATAATATCTCTGAGTATGAATTTATTTCTCATCACTAATGTATATTATTAGGGTCTccatttatatgtttgttttgcaaCCAGATTAGGAGTTATAAGTCAAATTGTACCCGCAGATGGAACCGAAGAAGACATTCAATGATATGTGAAACATTTATTCCAAGAATAAAAATCGTCAATATTTGTAAGgtttacattatattttgttctacgttttatatttttaccatACATCACTATGTGTGAATTTGGGTGGCTTAAAACtctaagattattttaatagtttaggACAATACCAACAAATTCATTAACAAGAAACCTCTCCAGCGGACAACCTAATCACTTAGAGAAATCACACGTAATGATGTTTCAACTTTGATGATACATTCATGATGGTCTTACTTAACATAATTTGAGCCATCATCACTTATACTTGTTGAGCATGCTATTCATACGAAGTAATGCTAGAAATTTTAGCATATACTCTCCTTATTTTATCTTAGGTTAGAAAATACTTTGTTACTAAACATAGTTGTTCACAGTTGAGCAGAGTTATTGGCAATCGCCCCAGCATCATTCAGAAGAGGAACCagttgttctgttttgtgtttCTCCAAAACATCTGCAAGATACAACATCAAACTTTAGATgcaaataaggaaaaaaaagaagcaacaAAAACATTGGCACGTTCTTCTCAAAAGAAACTCATGTGCAGGGCCTTACTATCACAACCACCAATGTGCTTTCCTCCAATAAACACGTTAGGCACAGTCCTAAGTCCTGTCCACTCGATTAAAGCTGAATGAATATCATCTCCATCTCCTTCGATTACATGAAACATTATATAAGAAACAGTATAAATATGAGAAAATGGTATCATAATCGAA
This DNA window, taken from Vigna radiata var. radiata cultivar VC1973A chromosome 5, Vradiata_ver6, whole genome shotgun sequence, encodes the following:
- the LOC106759782 gene encoding serine/threonine-protein kinase rio2-like; this encodes MKLDVDVLRYLSKDDFRVLTSVELGMRNHEIVPTELIDRIARLKHGGTYKVLKNLLKHKLLHHDSSKYDGFRLTYLGYDFLAIKTMVNKGVFVAVGRQIGVGKESDIFEVAREDGTVLAMKLHRLGRVSFRAVKSKRDYLRHRSSYNWLYLSRLAALKEFAFMKALETHGFPVPNAVEHNRHCVVMSLVQGYPLVQVKQLQNPETVFETIIGLVVRLAEHGLIHCDFNEFNIMIDDDEKITMIDFPQMVSVSHRNAQMYFDRDVECIFKFFRKRFNLSFEESLDDIAGSDEGTDEVGKPCFSAIERSAGFLDRELAASGFTRKDEEDIQRFIEVEAESDANSDSEEVDVVEDLNGTDSIDCDSSGLLEQNEGYESHGREESCEARESSGSEKEDASDNEETNEEAMENEAELVKSLNKQRRRAIASARKGQKTAGARNSYKDKGGRSSHNSKIQKQFSSW